DNA from Thunnus thynnus chromosome 2, fThuThy2.1, whole genome shotgun sequence:
AATTTCTCAGATTTTCTTTCTAATGCAGCAGTACAATTAATAACCATCACCAAAAAGGCCCAAAACGTCACCTGATTTGTACTCGTAACTTCTTGTTTCACATCATTGCATTTATTACCTACTTCCTCATACTTGAGTCTCTTCCTAGTGCTAACCCTGATTATTTCTGCCTCCCTTACTCTCCTTGGACAGTTAACCTCCCATGCGGCATGATTCCCTTTGCAAAGAAGACACTGGATCTTTATCACAGTCTCCTTCACAATCATTCTACCCACATTTACCACATGTGGCAAAATCACTCCTACGTACAAACAAACTATGACCACTTCATTCTCAACATCATGTTTCACTTCAAATGTTTTACTGCTGCCATCTTCTAGAGGTTAAGTGGCTACTGTAAAATATAGCTGTGTGACAACCACatacaggatttttttttttcaattgtatACAccaactcaaaaaaaaaaggtgactgAATCACCTTAAATTATTTTGTGCTGTGATTGTTCATTTTTGTCCCCTTATATAATTCACAGccaaattattttaaagatcccctccagacatgtatgaagacataaaaatactctgcttgaagtaataatgtaaaaaattacCACATTTACATCCTTAAAATGGTGTCTAATCCTACTCCTTCATGAAAAACCCAGAgtatatgaatatgcaaatatcttAACATTTCAGAAGATGTCTCCTACTCCACTGTAAAGTCTAATCTCAGTGTTCATgaactggaggtttcaagtttccacatcacatatGTAAGCTGCATGAAACATAATTGGCACCCAATCCAATCATgctcatacatactgtatatgccttaaactcagatttaagtaaaatgcacatttaagTGAAAGAGGACTTTGAATATTTGGAAAAACattatgcttttatttgtaatgtttaaTTGGTGGTGGGTTTCTTATGTTGCAGTTTGACAGCTGACATATTGTATCATTTCCTGTTAGTATTAAACTGTAAAGTATGTTGATTATTTCTTAGTATATCAACAGCAAAAGATTTCACAAACCTTGTACCCTtcacaatattttatttcaagtaATCTCACgatcaaattaaattttattctAGCACATCCCCATTCTTACCATCAGtcctctttttatttgttgtttgttatttgCTGTTAGATCGCATTGAGCATATACTATCACCAATGTCATTACAACCAGACTCATGCTCATGGGGTAGAAGACATACAGAATAGATAATATAAgcaaatttaaatgttttttgttccaATATTTGACTTCAAACTTACGGAACCCAATCAATGAAATGACTTTAATATAAATCAAAATGCACTGACAAATAGAACTACGATGAATCAGTAATGTCATTTattctatgaaatgtcagaaaatagtgaagaaTTCATCATCACACACCCCCAGAtcccaagatgacatcttcaaaaagcttattttgtctgaccaacagttcaaaccCTTAAGACATTAATTCTACTATCACacaggacaaacaaaacaactaaaccTTTACATGTGAGAATTTTGCatgtttgcttgaaaaaatacttttcagcTCTAAACAAGAATATTAGTGAGGTTTGAAGCTGATGTCTAAAATATTACTGTATGCTGAAACATTAACATACGTAGATACAATACATACAATGTATACAGCAAACTAAGGTCCAAAAGACAATCTCATTTATCACAACAACTGATTTGAGTCCCCAAATGACTGACTGAACAACTGATAGAGCAACTAACAGACTCCAGTAAAAGTTTACTGTcagaatataataaaaatgcatttaagtaTTTGAATGTACTTCATCCATATTTTGAAATACATGCCTACCTAAAAATCTATTGTTATTAAAGGATTTAGAGTGTGTAATGAGCTTGAgacagtttaaaatgttactgTACCACACAGCAACTGCCACGGAGGAGTGTTGAAGCCAACATGGAGGGAAAGTAAAGGATTGGTCCCCACAAATTACAAAACTCTACAACCATGCTAGCGGCtatgtgaggctgtacttaggcacagcagtgtTTTGGGTTAAATGTGAACACATCGTAGTAGTttagtgtgttgtgtttgggtGCTaccatttgctaattagcaccaaacacaaactacagctgaggatgatgggaatgttttagtttttcaggtgttttatCATAGACCAAAGTGCTGGACAAaagaaaactttgacctgctcaTGTCAACAAAGTGATTAAAATACATCTTGTGTTACGGAATTTCCTGACAATACATTGTATGAGtgtcaagacatttcattcAACCACATCATTTGggaatcatgaatgtctgtaccaaattttgtacCAATCCATTAAGTAGATGTTGCTATATTTCCTCAAATatgtgaaatgtttgatttggtcgtgaatgtgtgtaccaaatttcactGCAAGTCATCAGTCAACAGTTGTCGAgacatttcaatcaaaacaggaaactgtttgtttgttttttttctcttgtcttgAACTTGAATGTGTGTAGCTAACAATTTCATTTAAccttaaaaataatatttacataaCAGTATATTTTGTTACTTTGTCCCCCATGATTGCTATGAAATCATCACACGACATGAATAGTTAATTTACCCTCCTTAACGAGAATGAGGAAGGGTGAAAAGAAGTGCATTTTCACTGTCGACAACATGGGACTCAGCCTTTTCCACAGCTTTCGGGAAAATAATCCGTTGATGAAGTAAAATTTGGCATTTCTCATTTTGCTTTAGCCTGACTTTAATATCTCTCAAACTGTTGCGAGCATGCATACGCAAACAAAACCTCAAACTTGGTATCTTGTTGGCCACAGCTATGATGTGCTAATGTCAGCCTTAAAGGAATACTTTGACActttgcctttcatgctctagAAATACCCCTGCTACCTTGGACCTAGCTTACTTGGAACACCAAGCGGTGCACACCTGGCCTAATACTTGCTGTGcatgtcaaatacattttttccaaagatagtttctgtcattttaggatGTCCTTAACACACTGATGTACTTTCAAgcgctcatttttctgataagtttgtttttaattagttgtttGACAATATTAAAAAAGGGGTATGACATCATGACAGCCACCCTCAAATCTCCGTCAGGtggttgacactttttgaatgggaatcGATTGGAGCCAACATCTATCGGACATCAGCGACAATGCACTTCATAGTACCActttggcttcagcctcaaacCGTGATAGTTGCTGCTTggtatataaacatatttatatacacatgCAAATATATATACTATCCAAACTCACCATCAGTAGTCAGTCTATGCAATCAACTATAAATAACTATACTCGCTAACACCTAAACATCTTATTTTcgagaaaaaaacaatcacattcaGGGAGCAACAGCACTTCTGTTGATGCTTCAAGTGCTACTGTTTTTACTAAGTATTTTGGCTCTTTCTCTTGCTGCTGCTACTCTACAAAACACACTGTGTAACGTCAAATCTGATCTGATACGAAAGTTTTTGTTGCAGTGAAGACATTCATAAGGTCTCTTCCCTGTATGCACACGGAGATGTTTTATCAAATACGAGGTGAGGGCAAACTTCTTTCCGCAGAATTCGCAGGCGTGAAGCTCTCGAATGTGAATCTTCATGTGCGTTGTGAAGTCTGTGCTGTTGTTGAAAGTTTGCCCACAAGTGCCGCAAATCTTTGTGCCTATGTGGCTTCTAGTGTGCTGGTCTCGGTTCAGTCTAAAGCGGAAATACCTTCCACAGACTCTGCATGCGTAAGGCAGTTTCCCTGTGTGAGTTTTCATGTGTCTGTTTAAAGTGATCTTCTGCTTGAATTCTTTATCACAAGTCTTACATTTGAAAGGCTTTTCATCACTCTGGGTTTTCTCGTGAGCATTTGACGTTTTGGTGCTTCTAGTTGCTCTAGTCCTTCTAGCATGTTTAGCAGATCTTGCTTCCCCACTGTTGTCTCTTTTGTGATCTTGGTTCTCAGCTACATTAGCGTTGCCAGAGAGGAGCTGGTGGTCACTATTTGACTCTGGTACCGGagaacttttgttttttagccAACTGCTACAGATATTAGCTGGAAGCTGTGTCCCTGATGCACACTGATTTTTGCCAGGATCCAAAAACAGAGTCTGGTCTTGACTCTGGTCACTTCCCGCAGACGCAGGAGTCAAGATAAAGTTTTCAGTCTCCTGCTTCAGTAccagctgctctccctccaGACTGGTGCagagttcctcctgttcctctttaatctgTGGAGGCTCTGGGTCCTCTTGGTCCACACTGGAGTTCCTCTCCTGGTTACAGTACTctgaagagaaagacaaagacaaagtagTCTTAGTGGTAGCCAAGAGAAAagtgaaatgatttaaaaaactaataatgataatcaaACAAGAGTACCAAATGTTATCTGAGTCCAGGCTTCTACTTATCTCATTTGTGAGGTTCTGCCTTTCCTTGTCTTATGTGACAACAGACTGAATATCGTAATAGGTTTTGGACTATGACcaaaccaaatgattaatccatCTAATTAGATTAAATTATAATAACTAAACTATTCATTTTTCACCATGAATGCTTATTATGAATGCAGTTTCTATCAATCATATGCCATTTCTTACTAACATATCTCTTCTGAAACTGCTGAAATAACTAATTATGACCACTGCATGTCACTAACAATATTTAATTGAAGGgttccttaaaaaaatgtgtgtctgtgagtgccGTCCCTttgtatttagttttttaaaaaactgttctCGGTCTgaatcaaacaactaatcaggTTTAGCTAGCATGTAACTAGCCAATCACAGCAACAGGGGCTTGTTGGTGTATCTGGGACTCCACCATGGAGCGGAGGTCTTTCTCCTTATCCGCCTGCTGGAGCTTCTCCTCCAGGGCCAGCCATGCTgcatgttgctgctgcagcttctccaTGACAGTCTCAATCTTCTGCCGCTGCTATACTGGTGGGACTGTGCACCGGGGAACAGGCTgtgggaagaggaggggggagcCTGAAAGGGAAGGCTGCTGGCGGAGTGATACaaggcagcagagagagaagcagtagGTTTTGCATTGTGTATGTTCAACTTGCctactgcagctttaagcatTCATGGTAAAACATtaatatcattaatatcaattGGTCACACTGACTACAGTTAAGCATATTatccaacaacaaaaaagacataAGTTGCTTAACTTTCATTTATATAGGAGGCATTTACAATGATGCAGTAAATTGTCAGTAAtgatacaaataaataaatatgtacatttgtAAAAGTGCTTATTGAAAAATTAGGtcattaaattgaaattttaattgAAAGTATCAGGTGGCGGTACTGGTGTGCCAGTCTCAAGCGGCACCTGACAACAGTGTCGTTGGAAACAAGCGACACACTATGTGAAAGCAGTAGCATACCACTATAAGAAACAGCATATGCCACTGGACCAGGAGTGGCACATATCAGCCACTTTTCAGTCTCACCGCCACTCActgaaaaactacattttattcTACATTATTACTGCGCTCTTATCTGCTCCAAATTAAGGTGTCACAGCTTATATTGTTTTATCAAGCCTTTTTGCAACATAGTTTGTCTCCAAATTCCGGATTAGGTGTTGTTATCATCTATATGACCTCCTTCTGCCCTGAGTTTTATCTATGACTTGAATGTAACACTAATACATAAGAGACACAAGCTGGGGCTATTGCATTGGGGGTACACTGTGGACTGCAGTTGGGGTTTTGGGGAATCACTCCAGGGGCCCACAGTAGATTTTTGCCCCAGGTCCCTCTAACAGTTTATTCTGGCCATGCAGTCTCCATGAATAACAAAGAGGACAGTCGTTTAGTATTAACACGCAAGATAAAACTTTTTCTCCTAGCTATGCATTAAAATAGAACTAGAGAATATCCCATTCTCATTTGATAAAATAGCTCATTGTGAACAGGGAGATTTTTACACACCTGTCCTGTGAAGCTTTATCTCAGGCTTCAAAAGGATATCCAGCAGTCTGCGCTGACGGACGATCTCTTCCTCGTACTCGACGATAGTTTTTTCAAAAACTCCGAATAtttcttcagctgcagcagttaGTCGCTCGTTGACAAACTTTCTCAAACACTGAACCGACGACATTTTCACCAAATTATACTTAACAAGCAACGACTCAAAGGATGGACCTAAGAATAAACGACCAATGGCcgttcttcttctctgacttTAATTCATCGGGTTATAAATCCATATAAAAGGTGCACACCGCCCCTTACTGTACCGGAGTATAAAGGGGATTTATTGGCATGGGAAACACGTTTATATTGCCAAAgcaagtgtgaaataaaaacaaaaaaaatgcacatactaTAAATAAAGATCTACtagaataaagaaatgtgtaaaCATAATGTGTCACATTGCAACACTGTGATCATATATGCAGTAAGAATAGgtaaaattactttaaaattaCAAACCAGAATTGTGATTTTgcttcatacacacatacacacacacacaaacacacacacatccataaacagaaagaagaataaagataacctaaaataaaaaagaaaaatgtagacattgcagtgttaaaaaaatacaaataagtgAGAACTGTATAAAAActgcaacattttttctttagagaaatgtttttaaaggtaTCTGTTCTGTAAGTATGTGTGGTAAGTATGTCTACATATAGAGGTCAGCACAGTGTAAATGGTAATTGCAGGATCACACAAGTGATGGTGATTGCATCCATTGGACGCCCTTTTCAGAAACTTTGCAAAATCTTTTCCCACAATCttttctcacctgtgtggattctcTGGTGTCTTCTCAGTGAGTTAATATACTTGAAATCTTTCCCACAAGTGTCACATTTGAAAgacttttgtttgtgtgagtacTATGGTGAAACTTGAAGTTGAGTATATTGGTATTGTGTCTTCTTCGGCTGCGTCGACAACACCATGTAGCGAATCATCTACAATTTGTGTGCCTCATCTCTAAAACAGCAAACGATGCACATTTTAtctgtagttattttttttaatatatatttttgggggtctttttatgcctttattatagGGACAGTGAAGAGATGACAAGAAGCAAAGATTAAGGGGTGGAGGGTGACATACAACATAGATCTGCTGCCGGATTCAAACAGCGGACGGTGTAGTTATTTATGGCATGCATCTTTGCCAGTGGGTCACCAAGGTACACCTTATCTCAAGTTAAACtaaccaaaaaatatataaaaattatgaaattGAAAAAGATCTCTCCAGACAAGAAGACTCTAGTTGGCAGTATGAAAACTCAAATGAGCCAATAGCACTAGAGGGTTTCAACATCAGAGAGCTCACAATCCACTCACATAACTGATGCAGTgtatgaaaatagaaaataacaaaattaagGTGAATAATTAACATTTCTAGAAACAATTTAACAGAATCCAACAGCTCAAGTTTAGAGAAGtgctgaaaacaaataaataccgATCAGCTCTGTTGTTTGTCTAAGTTATTTTTTTAGCGTAGCTAAACTCAAATTTACTGGGATATATTATatggtaaaataaaacagtgatgaCAGTCATTCTATGTGGATTTAAGTCCTTGTTTAACTCAAAACACAAATTCTAGAAATTATCctgaaaaacataaatgcagACCTGTTTTTTTTGAAGCCATAACATCTGGCACCATTACTTTGACAGCCATTACTGTGCACTCATTGtgaaacaaagatgttttcaagATTTGGAGGATTATTTTTCTTCTAaatatggatgtcagttttggtAACTAACcagttcatttttaagaaaagttgtgatgtagctttcatttgtgagagctgtccagcagtcggTGGTCAGAGTTAGCTTGTCTGCCCTGGTTAGCTggacttttagctcatccttcttctcctcaaagtgttttcaatgcACAGCAACTCTCAATGGCATAACATACTCGGGCTTGAGGTACCAAACTAGCTCTTTTAATCCCTCACCCTCTACCACACTGATTAAAAGTATATCTGTTTCAATCATTTGGCACACCAACTGGGTGATGGCCTCAGACCGGCGCGCATAACACTTTCTCTCCCCAGCTAGCAGCAACAGGATCTTTAGTTGTGAGTACAAGCCTATCCTGGGACATGGCAGCTATGTGCTTGTTTTAAATGTGGTACAGCATAGTGTTAGTACTCTATTGTATAGGCCCTAATATAAGGTGACCATGTTTATAAGACAACCCTCCCTTTTGCAATAACTGTTAttggaaaaataacattaacgttactttttgaaaataacttacatcatagtatagttaTATACTCACACGCTTTCCTGCCAagccaaaaattattttctccagcagttagcatttataCGACTGCCTgttttgagctccttatcatctaTGACattggtatttggcagcttgacatattccgtTTCTGCAGCAGAGACGTCAGAAGATGCTTTGGACTTgttttcactcgtcatgaatttattttctctgtggcagaaaaacacattacacgagccttcagaaactcctgcaggttacaCTGGACTAACAAAACTCTTTTAGAGCTGACTGACTCTACACACTCACTagaaacagactttaagacactcgctagcctagcaacattaatgctacaaacaacccatacaCTCTGTGTAGAAATCAGTTTTATACCGGTACTTTATCCATtgaaaaagaatatctgatgttgcgAACATGTAATTGTCTAGACGTTAGCAGAGTGTATGCCAATTAACCTATTGAACGACATGCTAAACCGGTCAAAAATATTATTAGCCATTAACCATTGACATCCctacttttaaataaatgctgttGCTCACATCAAAATAGTAATTACagtaacatgaaaaaaaacaagagacaacAAAATTTGGTAGCGTTGACAATGTAGaacttacataaaaacaatgtgACCTCTTCTTCATGGAGAgtattttacattcatataaAAAGATGTAGCTATTGCAAAAGCGTATTTTCTTCAGTTGGTGAACACTTGCCTAAAGTTAAAGTTACAGCTCAattgtttgtcttgtttatggattgttttttgttgataTGTTCTGCTATtatgtgttcttgtgtgttttatccATGAATCACTACAACTAAGTCTGTGCTTTTCCAATTCATATCTGTGTCGCAGTAGGTTCTTCTCATGTCTAAAGTCAAAGTCTAAAAGCTCTCCTGCATTTTCGACAATGTTCGGCTTCACCTCTGGATGAATTCCTCTGTGCCTTTTCAAGTCTGGCATCTGACAGAATCTTTTCCCACTGTATGCGTTCTCATGTGGATCTTCAACTGATGTCCAAGTCTGAAATCTTTTCCACAAGTTTCGCAATtatacggcttctcacctgtgtggatttTCATATGCACTTTTAATATACCCAGCTCagagaatcttttctcacaagAGTCACATgggtacggcttctcacctgtgtggactctTATGTGATTTTTCAGGTATGCCATGCGCCCGAATCTTTTTCCACAAGTGTTACATGGGTACGGTTTCTCCCCTGTATGTGTTCTTATATGCCTTTTCACAGTCGTCCTGTCACTAAATCTTTTCCAACAGATGTTGCAAGGGTACGgtttctcacctgtgtggattctcatGTGCGTTTTCAAGTCTGCCATTCGACAAAATCCTTTCCCACAGGTGTTGCAGGGGTACGGCTTCTCCCCTGTGTGGACTCTCATATGCAGTTTTAAATCGCTCGGCTGagagaatcttttct
Protein-coding regions in this window:
- the LOC137171685 gene encoding zinc finger protein 271-like; amino-acid sequence: MSSVQCLRKFVNERLTAAAEEIFGVFEKTIVEYEEEIVRQRRLLDILLKPEIKLHRTEYCNQERNSSVDQEDPEPPQIKEEQEELCTSLEGEQLVLKQETENFILTPASAGSDQSQDQTLFLDPGKNQCASGTQLPANICSSWLKNKSSPVPESNSDHQLLSGNANVAENQDHKRDNSGEARSAKHARRTRATRSTKTSNAHEKTQSDEKPFKCKTCDKEFKQKITLNRHMKTHTGKLPYACRVCGRYFRFRLNRDQHTRSHIGTKICGTCGQTFNNSTDFTTHMKIHIRELHACEFCGKKFALTSYLIKHLRVHTGKRPYECLHCNKNFRIRSDLTLHSVFCRVAAARERAKILSKNSSTCAGRRPVLFDNQSLSITYFLSYNMETSSVYRVRNFVNERLTAAAEEIFRVFEKALSEYEEEIVRQRRLLDMVLQPVIKLQKTDPPQPSICKEGVPLNQERSASLDKEDLEPPQIKEEQEELCPSQEEETFSLQQHTEALKLSPTYEGSDNNEDQTLLFVLAQTQSAVEKEPQSNGSGEQMTPEPDRKHSVVTEPNSDPDQHIKADKKFYPCAICGINFKMNTDLELHMRTHKGKKPYRCKFCNKEFAFSSSVSRHLRVHTGEKPYECLLCGKRFNVSTTLKVHYRIHTGERPYKCKTCERGFTTCSNLKKHVALHNRVAKSRPVKSCHCITDVTENHNEMV